One genomic region from Amycolatopsis sp. FBCC-B4732 encodes:
- a CDS encoding CHAT domain-containing tetratricopeptide repeat protein: MTKLDPTEVIVRVRELQQTASDVSCLGRFHEGVRLLRKGMGLLDGMYPVAPEHHTDWMVTRIRLSSTLVALTSEISGDFKAGLAGLDDIRRLIAGVEDPVVRAELSAALEHNYGARLMSVGRNEDSLGYFAASMEHRRYWLDHTLEAEPRMVGLVQTLAARGWVHTKLGNVAQAREDLNRAIELAEKFELRADAADGRRFLGTLALRTGDVPEALRLYEVSERSYRALGLDVPSQLRLEQAEALLAAGLAGEAGEHLDDLAESMRSQPSVTRELAYIELHRAEAALLADDLVLARQMAGSARRRMLKVGCQTCAGNAKIIGLQADVREALRSGEIPAALPNRAIRTAETLPLPRLAEQAATARMLAVRLDIRRGNLKRAAETLRTVPRPGQLTPIDYRMLRRLCRAELAVAQGSRAKALTEIRSGLTELDAVRDRMGGLDLVSGTALHGQELADLAVKLVLERNDARRLFVWLERTRAQTYRYEPLSAGTDPELAASVAEVRGLGQAIQEAQHDGHPIAGLRAKYNERLREAQRLGWHTGRWGRPRPVAGLHEVVARLGERAMISFAASGDELVAVVVAGGECRLVRLGSAGAAAESARVLNVDLDALAPDNLPERLAEVVMASARKQADKIDAQLIQPLAELFGDRELVIVPTGPLYAVPWGVLPGLRGRPTVVAPSATAWLAAELTTLSRARRIVLVRGPGLAGARGELEKLTTHYRTATTMTGAKATVKSVLRAMDGAKLAHFAAHGAHEPENALFSRLELADGALFGHEMAGLRQPPRQVVFAACELALNRIRPGDEALGFASALLASGSRTVIAPLSRVGDLASAAAMDDYYRALAERERPALALADAIAVDPFRRPFVCLGAG, from the coding sequence GTGACAAAGCTGGACCCGACCGAAGTCATCGTCAGGGTCCGCGAACTCCAGCAGACAGCTTCGGACGTGTCCTGCCTCGGGCGTTTCCACGAAGGTGTCCGCCTGCTCCGCAAGGGGATGGGCCTGCTGGACGGGATGTATCCGGTCGCACCCGAGCACCACACCGACTGGATGGTCACGCGGATCCGGCTCTCCAGCACGCTGGTGGCCCTGACCTCGGAGATCTCCGGTGACTTCAAAGCCGGGCTCGCGGGACTCGACGACATCCGCCGGCTCATCGCCGGCGTCGAGGATCCGGTGGTGCGCGCCGAGCTGAGCGCCGCGCTGGAGCACAACTACGGGGCCCGGCTGATGAGTGTCGGCCGGAACGAAGACAGCCTCGGGTACTTCGCTGCCTCGATGGAACACCGGCGCTACTGGCTCGACCACACCTTGGAAGCCGAGCCCCGCATGGTCGGGCTGGTCCAGACCCTCGCCGCCCGCGGGTGGGTGCACACGAAGCTGGGCAACGTCGCCCAAGCGCGTGAAGACCTGAACCGCGCGATCGAGCTCGCGGAGAAGTTCGAGCTGCGGGCCGACGCGGCCGACGGGCGCCGTTTTCTCGGGACCTTGGCGCTTCGCACCGGTGATGTCCCGGAGGCGCTTCGCCTGTACGAGGTCAGTGAGCGGTCGTACCGGGCCCTCGGCCTCGATGTGCCGTCGCAGCTGAGGCTGGAGCAGGCGGAAGCGCTGCTGGCCGCCGGCCTGGCCGGTGAGGCCGGCGAGCACCTCGACGACCTCGCGGAGTCGATGCGGTCGCAGCCGAGCGTCACCCGGGAACTGGCCTACATCGAACTGCACCGCGCGGAGGCCGCGTTGCTGGCCGACGACCTCGTGCTCGCCAGGCAGATGGCCGGATCCGCCCGGCGCCGGATGCTCAAGGTGGGCTGCCAGACCTGCGCGGGCAACGCGAAGATCATCGGGTTGCAGGCCGATGTCCGGGAGGCGTTGCGCTCCGGGGAGATCCCCGCCGCGCTGCCGAACCGGGCCATCCGGACGGCCGAAACCCTGCCGCTCCCGCGCCTGGCCGAGCAGGCCGCCACCGCGCGGATGCTCGCCGTGCGGCTGGACATCCGGCGGGGCAACCTCAAACGAGCCGCCGAGACGCTCCGCACCGTCCCGCGGCCCGGGCAGCTCACCCCCATCGACTACCGGATGCTGCGGCGCCTTTGCCGGGCCGAGCTCGCCGTCGCGCAGGGGAGCCGGGCGAAGGCGCTCACCGAAATCCGGTCCGGGCTCACCGAACTCGACGCCGTCCGTGACCGGATGGGCGGGCTCGACCTCGTCTCCGGGACCGCGTTGCACGGCCAAGAGCTCGCCGACCTCGCCGTGAAGCTCGTGCTCGAACGCAACGATGCCCGGCGCCTGTTCGTCTGGCTCGAACGCACCCGCGCGCAGACCTACCGGTACGAACCGCTTTCCGCCGGGACCGATCCCGAGCTCGCCGCGAGCGTGGCCGAGGTGCGGGGTCTCGGGCAGGCGATCCAGGAGGCCCAGCACGACGGGCACCCGATCGCCGGGCTGCGGGCCAAGTACAACGAACGGCTGCGGGAGGCCCAGCGGCTCGGGTGGCACACCGGGCGGTGGGGGCGGCCGCGGCCGGTGGCCGGGCTGCACGAAGTCGTCGCGCGGCTCGGGGAGCGGGCCATGATCAGCTTCGCCGCTTCCGGGGACGAGCTCGTCGCCGTCGTCGTGGCCGGCGGCGAGTGCCGGCTCGTGCGGCTCGGGTCGGCCGGGGCCGCCGCGGAGTCCGCGCGGGTGCTCAACGTCGACCTCGACGCGCTCGCGCCGGACAACCTGCCCGAGCGGCTGGCCGAGGTCGTCATGGCGTCCGCGCGCAAGCAGGCCGACAAGATCGACGCGCAGCTCATCCAGCCGCTCGCCGAGCTGTTCGGCGACCGCGAACTGGTCATCGTGCCGACCGGGCCGCTCTACGCCGTGCCGTGGGGCGTGCTGCCGGGGCTGCGGGGACGGCCGACCGTCGTGGCGCCGTCGGCGACCGCGTGGCTCGCCGCCGAGCTCACCACGCTGTCCCGGGCGCGGCGGATCGTGCTCGTCCGCGGGCCCGGGCTGGCGGGGGCGCGCGGTGAGCTGGAGAAGCTGACGACGCACTACCGCACCGCGACGACCATGACCGGCGCCAAGGCCACCGTGAAGTCCGTGTTGCGAGCGATGGACGGCGCGAAGCTCGCGCACTTCGCGGCGCACGGAGCCCACGAGCCGGAGAACGCGCTCTTCTCCCGGCTGGAACTCGCCGACGGCGCCCTCTTCGGCCACGAGATGGCGGGGTTGCGGCAGCCGCCGCGGCAGGTCGTCTTCGCCGCGTGCGAGCTGGCGCTCAACCGGATCCGGCCCGGCGACGAAGCTCTGGGCTTCGCCAGCGCGTTGCTGGCCAGCGGTTCGCGGACGGTGATCGCCCCGCTGTCCCGCGTCGGCGACCTCGCCTCGGCGGCCGCGATGGACGACTACTACCGGGCGCTGGCGGAGCGGGAACGCCCCGCGCTGGCACTGGCCGACGCGATCGCGGTGGACCCGTTCCGCAGGCCGTTCGTCTGCCTCGGGGCGGGTTGA
- a CDS encoding NUDIX domain-containing protein → MKEKNLAYCWIPRGERVLFLRRTAGVFRAGEWELPGGTAEPGEPFETTAVREAVEETGLRVRVTGELARDSWPDIAGRDLRIHAFVYTTEETGTGEVVLNPAEHDDFAWLTPAEARELPLPDHFRRLLGPS, encoded by the coding sequence ATGAAGGAAAAGAACCTGGCGTACTGCTGGATCCCGCGCGGCGAGCGGGTGCTGTTCCTCCGCCGCACGGCCGGGGTGTTCCGCGCGGGCGAGTGGGAACTGCCGGGCGGGACGGCCGAGCCGGGCGAGCCGTTCGAGACGACGGCGGTCCGGGAAGCGGTGGAGGAAACCGGTTTGCGGGTTCGCGTCACCGGCGAACTGGCGCGGGATTCGTGGCCGGACATCGCGGGGCGCGATCTGCGGATCCACGCTTTCGTTTACACGACCGAGGAAACCGGCACCGGCGAGGTCGTGCTCAACCCGGCGGAGCACGACGACTTCGCGTGGCTGACACCGGCGGAAGCCCGGGAACTGCCGCTACCGGACCACTTCCGGCGACTGCTCGGTCCGTCCTGA
- a CDS encoding epoxide hydrolase family protein, with the protein MPTSDVHAFEARATDADLDELRARLAAARLPEAETVDGSRRWDQGVPLADLAEVVDYWRTGYDWRAFEARLDRIGQFRTTVDGLGIHFLHRRSARADATPLLLTHGWPGSVAEFVDVVAELADPEDAAAPAFHVVAPSLPGFGYSDKPATTGWGTEKIAAAWVELMSRLGYREFLAHGGDWGGNITTVLAGRFPAHVLGIHTTFAEGPPGLPADGLTALERKWAEETRDFWRNRAAYAKQQATRPQTIGYSLVDSPVGLLAWILDKFAEWSDTEDSPFERISRDRILDDVTLYWLTRTGASAARIYYESHNSLDPELRVDVPAAITMYPRDIEKCPRPWARERYRRIVRWCSPEAGGHFPSLEVPGYFVGDLREGLAAVLAARSGRTEQSPEVVR; encoded by the coding sequence ATGCCCACCAGCGACGTCCACGCCTTCGAAGCCCGCGCGACCGACGCCGACCTCGACGAACTGCGTGCGCGGCTGGCCGCCGCGCGATTACCAGAAGCCGAGACCGTCGACGGCTCGCGCCGGTGGGACCAGGGCGTTCCGCTCGCCGATCTCGCCGAGGTCGTCGACTACTGGCGCACCGGGTACGACTGGCGGGCGTTCGAAGCGCGCCTCGACCGGATCGGGCAGTTCCGCACGACCGTCGACGGGCTGGGAATCCACTTCCTGCACCGCCGATCCGCGCGTGCCGACGCGACGCCGCTGCTGCTCACGCACGGCTGGCCGGGCAGCGTCGCCGAGTTCGTCGACGTCGTGGCCGAGCTGGCCGACCCGGAAGACGCGGCCGCGCCGGCGTTCCACGTCGTGGCGCCCTCGCTGCCGGGCTTCGGTTACAGCGACAAACCGGCCACGACCGGGTGGGGAACCGAGAAGATCGCGGCCGCGTGGGTGGAGCTGATGAGCCGGCTCGGCTACCGCGAGTTCCTCGCGCACGGCGGCGACTGGGGCGGCAACATCACCACGGTGCTCGCCGGCCGGTTCCCGGCGCACGTCCTCGGCATCCACACGACGTTCGCGGAGGGGCCGCCCGGGCTGCCGGCGGACGGGCTGACGGCGCTCGAGCGGAAGTGGGCCGAGGAGACGCGCGACTTCTGGCGCAACCGCGCGGCGTACGCGAAGCAGCAGGCGACGCGGCCGCAGACCATCGGCTACTCGCTCGTCGACTCACCGGTCGGGCTGCTCGCCTGGATCCTCGACAAGTTCGCCGAGTGGTCGGACACCGAAGACAGCCCGTTCGAACGGATTTCCCGCGACCGGATCCTCGACGACGTCACCCTGTACTGGCTGACGCGGACCGGCGCGTCGGCGGCTCGCATCTACTACGAAAGCCACAACTCGCTCGACCCCGAGCTCCGGGTCGACGTCCCGGCCGCGATCACCATGTACCCGCGCGACATCGAGAAGTGCCCGCGTCCGTGGGCGCGGGAGCGGTACCGGCGGATCGTCCGGTGGTGCTCGCCCGAAGCCGGGGGACACTTCCCGTCGCTGGAAGTGCCCGGGTACTTCGTCGGGGATCTGCGCGAGGGCCTCGCCGCGGTGCTGGCCGCCCGGTCAGGACGGACCGAGCAGTCGCCGGAAGTGGTCCGGTAG
- a CDS encoding aldo/keto reductase has translation MEYRRLGASGLAVSEIAYGNWLTHGEPGCVTAALDAGVTTFHTAAAWDGGAAEEAYGAVFSGLDRDELVLCTGVFWPEGPGPNAAGLSRKHVIASCEGSLRRLRTDHVDVYQLLRFDYRTPVAETFLALSDLVRQGKVRYAGTSEWTAEQLLQAHEAAQRYDVPLIANQPHYSMLWRVAEAQVMPVSDRIGVGQFASVPLAQGVLTGKYHDGRIPAGSRAAGPAYARPLLMPELLERVALLRGVADDAGLTMAQLALAWTLQHEGVASTIAGASTPEQVTENAKAAGIRLDLDVLTRIDHLLGRFVQTDPRLVWSPPAQPAPTGKASRPTPA, from the coding sequence GTGGAGTACCGCAGGCTCGGCGCGAGCGGGCTCGCCGTCAGCGAGATCGCGTACGGCAACTGGCTGACGCACGGCGAACCCGGCTGCGTCACCGCGGCGCTGGACGCCGGCGTCACGACGTTCCACACCGCGGCGGCGTGGGACGGCGGCGCGGCCGAAGAGGCTTACGGGGCCGTGTTTTCCGGACTGGACCGCGACGAACTGGTGCTGTGCACCGGGGTCTTCTGGCCGGAGGGCCCGGGCCCCAACGCCGCCGGGCTGAGCCGCAAGCACGTGATCGCGTCGTGCGAGGGCTCGCTGCGGCGGCTGCGCACCGACCACGTCGACGTCTACCAGCTGCTGCGCTTCGACTACCGCACCCCGGTCGCGGAGACGTTCCTCGCGCTGTCGGATCTGGTGCGGCAGGGGAAGGTCCGCTACGCCGGCACTTCGGAGTGGACAGCCGAGCAGCTGCTGCAGGCCCACGAAGCGGCGCAGCGCTACGACGTCCCGCTGATCGCCAACCAGCCGCACTACTCGATGCTGTGGCGGGTCGCGGAGGCCCAGGTGATGCCGGTGAGCGACCGGATCGGCGTCGGGCAGTTCGCTTCGGTGCCGCTCGCCCAGGGCGTGCTCACCGGCAAGTACCACGACGGCCGCATCCCGGCGGGCTCCCGCGCGGCGGGACCGGCGTACGCGCGGCCGTTGCTGATGCCGGAGCTGCTGGAACGGGTGGCGCTACTGCGCGGAGTCGCCGACGACGCCGGCCTGACGATGGCGCAGCTCGCGCTGGCGTGGACGCTGCAGCACGAGGGCGTCGCTTCGACGATCGCCGGCGCGAGCACGCCCGAGCAGGTCACGGAGAACGCGAAGGCCGCCGGCATCCGTCTCGACCTGGACGTCCTGACCCGGATCGACCACCTCCTCGGCCGTTTCGTCCAGACCGACCCGCGCCTGGTGTGGTCCCCGCCCGCTCAACCCGCGCCGACCGGCAAAGCCAGCCGGCCGACCCCAGCCTGA
- a CDS encoding SDR family oxidoreductase has product MELTGRVVVLTGAAHGIGAAMARRFAAEGAAGVVVSDVDEAGAAQVADEITTTGGRAVAAAADATSKKDLKALVTTARDEFGPVDLFCANAGAAFGTGVHAADEQWQKSWELNVLQHVHAAQAVLPAMLARGEGYLLITASAAGLLGTPGDAPYSVTKHAAVGLAEWLAITYRPRGIRVSALCPLGVRTALLEPGIAAGHPAALAIAALAPLLEPEDVAEAVVHGLGKEEFLILPHESVRESFARKASAVDAWIDEMAVGG; this is encoded by the coding sequence GTGGAACTGACTGGACGGGTCGTCGTGCTGACCGGCGCGGCCCACGGGATCGGGGCCGCGATGGCCCGTCGCTTCGCCGCCGAGGGCGCGGCGGGCGTGGTGGTGTCGGACGTCGACGAGGCCGGCGCCGCCCAGGTGGCGGACGAGATCACCACCACGGGCGGCCGGGCCGTCGCGGCGGCCGCCGACGCGACGTCCAAAAAGGACCTGAAAGCGCTGGTCACGACCGCGCGGGACGAGTTCGGCCCGGTGGACCTGTTCTGCGCCAACGCCGGGGCGGCGTTCGGCACCGGCGTGCACGCCGCCGACGAGCAGTGGCAGAAGTCCTGGGAGCTCAACGTGCTGCAGCACGTGCACGCCGCGCAGGCGGTGCTGCCCGCGATGCTCGCGCGCGGCGAGGGCTACCTGCTGATCACGGCGTCGGCCGCCGGCCTGCTCGGCACCCCGGGCGACGCGCCGTACTCGGTCACCAAGCACGCGGCCGTCGGCCTCGCCGAGTGGCTGGCGATCACCTACCGGCCGCGCGGGATCCGGGTCAGCGCGCTGTGCCCGCTCGGCGTCCGCACGGCACTGCTCGAACCCGGCATCGCCGCCGGTCACCCGGCCGCGCTGGCCATCGCGGCGCTGGCGCCGCTGCTCGAGCCCGAGGACGTCGCCGAGGCGGTCGTGCACGGGCTCGGCAAGGAGGAGTTCCTGATCCTGCCGCACGAGTCCGTGCGGGAATCGTTCGCGCGCAAGGCGAGCGCGGTCGACGCGTGGATCGACGAGATGGCCGTGGGAGGCTGA
- a CDS encoding ABATE domain-containing protein, which yields MRAEHPDFRLGSVLATSFTATLTERQGNAVERIPTPHRLADWLAVSGLAVPSCTPAQLDLARELRESIHATATAAALDEPLPAAAVEVLNARSAQGRAAAFLTPEGKRIWRLGPASGVEDALGVIAADAISIVAGERDGKLALCASPTCRAAFFDTSQSRSRRWCDMNTCGNRQKKARFNANQRKKS from the coding sequence ATGCGTGCTGAGCACCCCGACTTCCGCCTCGGCAGCGTCCTGGCGACCAGCTTCACGGCGACGCTGACCGAGCGTCAGGGCAACGCCGTGGAGCGCATCCCGACCCCGCACCGCCTCGCCGACTGGCTGGCGGTCAGCGGCCTCGCCGTGCCGTCCTGCACCCCGGCCCAGCTCGACCTCGCGCGCGAACTGCGGGAGTCGATCCACGCCACGGCGACCGCGGCGGCCCTCGATGAGCCCCTCCCCGCGGCCGCCGTCGAAGTCCTGAACGCCCGCAGCGCCCAGGGCCGGGCAGCGGCTTTCCTGACGCCCGAAGGAAAGCGGATCTGGCGGCTCGGCCCGGCGTCCGGTGTGGAAGACGCCCTCGGCGTGATCGCGGCCGACGCGATCAGCATCGTCGCGGGCGAACGGGACGGAAAGCTGGCCTTGTGCGCGTCGCCGACCTGCCGGGCGGCTTTCTTCGACACAAGCCAGAGCCGCAGCCGCCGGTGGTGCGACATGAACACGTGCGGGAACCGGCAGAAGAAAGCGCGCTTCAACGCCAACCAGCGCAAGAAGAGCTGA
- a CDS encoding VOC family protein → MKLTSTVLGAPEPRALAAFYSTLLGWPIRTDEPEWVTLRPDDGSAGLSFQLETGHVPPVWPPADGTQQMQLHLDIEVDDLEGATATARAAGAVVADFQPQDDVRVCFDPAGHPFCLWTR, encoded by the coding sequence ATGAAGCTGACCTCCACCGTGCTCGGCGCGCCGGAGCCGCGCGCGCTCGCCGCTTTCTACTCGACACTGCTCGGCTGGCCGATCCGGACCGATGAGCCGGAGTGGGTGACGCTGCGGCCGGACGACGGGAGCGCCGGGCTGTCGTTCCAGCTCGAAACCGGGCACGTGCCGCCCGTCTGGCCGCCCGCCGACGGCACCCAGCAGATGCAGCTGCACCTCGACATCGAAGTCGACGACCTCGAGGGAGCGACCGCCACCGCGCGAGCCGCCGGGGCCGTCGTCGCGGACTTCCAGCCGCAGGACGACGTGCGCGTCTGCTTCGATCCCGCCGGGCACCCGTTCTGCCTCTGGACGAGGTGA